From Humisphaera borealis, the proteins below share one genomic window:
- the hslU gene encoding ATP-dependent protease ATPase subunit HslU: MIVLTPKQIVAELDKYIVGQADAKRAVAVAVRNRWRRQQLPEDVRSDVSPKNILMIGPTGVGKTEIARRLATLTGAPFVKVEATKYTEVGYHGRDVESMVRDLLDVGLAMVRTELTEQVKEPAERHVQERLLDHLLPEGDRPSYGEDDEATARRQRTRDKLRQQLEAGEFEDRMIEISIEERASVVGVLGTAGMEMDPQMQKMFERVLPSSRDNRKLTVRDARRILFAQEAEKLIDKDRVTRSAIELVEQQGIIFIDEIDKVTGTGKESGPDVSRQGVQRDLLPIVEGSTIVTRHGPVKTDYVLFIAAGAFHQSKPSDLMPELQGRFPIRVELKDLTKDDFVRILREPKNSLTKQTSALLGTEGLEVTFADDAVEAMAQLAFDVNKRSQNIGARRLYTILERVFEAISFDAPEIADKKVHITAEIVRQRLGDIVQDEDLSKFIL; this comes from the coding sequence ATGATTGTTCTCACCCCCAAGCAGATCGTCGCCGAGCTCGACAAATACATCGTCGGCCAGGCCGACGCCAAGCGTGCCGTCGCTGTTGCCGTCCGTAACCGCTGGCGACGCCAGCAACTGCCGGAAGACGTCCGCTCGGACGTCTCGCCGAAGAACATCCTGATGATCGGCCCCACCGGCGTCGGCAAGACCGAGATCGCCCGGCGACTGGCCACCCTCACCGGGGCACCATTCGTCAAAGTTGAAGCGACCAAGTACACCGAGGTCGGCTACCACGGGCGGGACGTCGAATCGATGGTCCGCGACCTGCTCGATGTCGGCCTTGCGATGGTGCGAACGGAACTGACCGAGCAGGTAAAGGAGCCCGCCGAGCGACACGTGCAGGAACGGCTGTTGGACCACCTGCTGCCCGAGGGAGATCGGCCATCCTACGGCGAAGACGATGAAGCCACGGCTCGCCGGCAGCGCACGCGCGACAAGCTCCGCCAGCAGCTCGAAGCCGGCGAGTTCGAAGATCGCATGATCGAAATCTCCATCGAAGAGCGCGCCAGCGTGGTCGGCGTGCTCGGCACCGCCGGCATGGAGATGGACCCGCAGATGCAGAAGATGTTCGAGCGCGTCCTGCCCAGCAGCCGCGACAATCGCAAACTCACCGTACGCGACGCCCGGCGGATCCTGTTCGCTCAGGAAGCCGAGAAGCTGATCGACAAGGACCGTGTCACGCGATCGGCGATCGAGCTTGTCGAGCAACAGGGCATTATCTTCATCGACGAAATCGATAAGGTCACCGGCACGGGCAAGGAGAGCGGCCCCGACGTCAGCCGACAGGGCGTGCAGCGTGATTTGCTGCCGATCGTCGAAGGTAGCACCATCGTCACCCGCCACGGGCCGGTGAAGACCGACTACGTGCTTTTCATCGCCGCCGGCGCGTTCCACCAGAGCAAGCCCAGCGATCTGATGCCCGAACTGCAGGGTCGTTTCCCCATTCGCGTGGAGCTGAAAGATCTGACGAAGGACGACTTCGTGCGAATCCTGCGGGAGCCGAAGAACTCGCTGACGAAACAGACCTCTGCGCTGTTAGGCACCGAAGGTCTGGAAGTCACCTTCGCCGACGACGCCGTCGAAGCGATGGCGCAACTGGCGTTCGACGTGAACAAGCGCAGCCAGAACATCGGGGCCCGCCGGCTTTACACCATCCTTGAACGCGTTTTTGAGGCGATCAGCTTTGACGCTCCGGAAATAGCGGACAAGAAGGTGCACATCACCGCCGAGATCGTGCGGCAGCGGCTGGGCGACATCGTTCAGGACGAGGACCTGAGCAAGTTCATTTTGTAA
- a CDS encoding carbohydrate-binding protein, whose translation MVRLAFLFLVILGALAALVSLFVGMGLYQAAKLQDASVAASAPVTTLPSSQPSATAQSIEQRPIVQAAPASLPVRPIADPAARQAAVAVPPDRPVVLSVKDAVLIGDDLRLDPVALKTVIDWTNRRDGVEWTAQVPASGLYDVEITYSCDRTDGGGVFTIRAGPGGLSASVRPTGSWDDYQSQYAGKLYLPQGPTQLFMRPVYMLPGGRLMNLRAVTLKFVKQIDEPEFRPPFSRRRGF comes from the coding sequence ATGGTGCGATTGGCTTTCTTGTTTCTCGTGATCCTGGGCGCACTGGCGGCGCTGGTATCGCTGTTCGTGGGTATGGGGCTCTATCAGGCCGCTAAGCTCCAGGATGCGTCGGTCGCAGCGTCGGCGCCGGTGACCACGCTGCCTTCGTCGCAGCCGTCTGCAACTGCGCAATCAATAGAGCAACGGCCGATCGTTCAGGCGGCTCCTGCGTCATTGCCGGTTCGGCCGATCGCCGATCCGGCTGCCAGGCAGGCCGCTGTTGCCGTGCCTCCTGATCGCCCGGTGGTGCTCTCGGTGAAGGATGCGGTGCTGATCGGTGACGACCTGCGGCTGGATCCGGTCGCGTTGAAGACGGTGATTGATTGGACCAATCGTCGCGACGGGGTGGAATGGACCGCGCAGGTCCCGGCTTCAGGTCTCTATGACGTCGAGATCACTTATTCCTGTGATCGAACCGATGGCGGGGGAGTCTTCACAATTCGTGCCGGTCCCGGCGGTCTCTCGGCGTCGGTCCGGCCCACCGGTAGTTGGGACGACTATCAGAGCCAGTACGCGGGCAAGCTCTATCTTCCGCAGGGCCCGACGCAACTGTTTATGCGCCCGGTGTACATGCTGCCCGGCGGACGATTGATGAATCTTCGCGCGGTAACGTTGAAGTTCGTCAAGCAGATCGACGAGCCCGAGTTTCGCCCGCCGTTCTCGAGGCGGCGCGGGTTCTGA
- a CDS encoding TolC family protein produces the protein MRSDVAALYARILRHFSRPLLRPRVVVALPLLALAGVVAGGCAIDRQKEIDLYRQVLDGPDTRPTEYAVGEPLTLTTALQLANQHNEQLALAGEDYVQALIDKDRAAVNFFPTITLVPSYSIADADDDSGGRRVSGGGTADPNELLNRSSLSTGDGRLDVPVNANVNVFRGFRDVANIRRAGADIDRFKALLLDLKATVMLDVASTYYQVLRSEATVRVLESSSQIQNARVSEMRARDRVGSARKLDVAQAEAQAANTRAQLASARADVRNSRTLLAFLIDAPTKGAPLVDRLEVPPEPVDLEATMERAEASRQDLVAARAAVRAAGQNVQGAIGQYYPSISVNFNYYLSRQSSPENSLWNALVSLNLPIFTAGRIHADVRTAMSQLRQAELNEQYLRRRILQQATTAIENLQTSARRLVELRIAVDAAQQALDVAEGSYAAGTGIYLERLVAQDQLLNAQLQLASEEYNLKLQYLNLLRVIGELRRPPTEGAATQPSTRLLTTTRPADTQPATATQPATRPLP, from the coding sequence ATGCGTTCTGATGTTGCTGCTCTATACGCGCGAATCCTTCGGCACTTCTCAAGGCCGCTGCTGCGGCCCCGAGTGGTCGTTGCCCTGCCCTTGCTTGCGCTGGCCGGCGTTGTTGCCGGCGGCTGCGCGATCGACAGGCAGAAAGAGATCGATCTCTACCGTCAGGTGCTCGACGGCCCGGATACCCGGCCGACCGAGTATGCCGTCGGCGAGCCCCTGACGCTCACGACGGCGTTGCAACTGGCCAATCAACACAACGAACAACTCGCACTGGCCGGCGAAGATTACGTGCAGGCGTTGATCGACAAGGATCGAGCGGCGGTCAATTTCTTTCCCACTATTACCCTCGTTCCCAGCTACTCCATCGCCGATGCCGACGACGACAGCGGCGGACGGAGGGTCAGCGGCGGCGGGACCGCCGACCCAAACGAGTTGCTCAACCGGTCCTCCCTCTCCACCGGCGACGGCCGACTTGACGTGCCGGTGAATGCCAACGTCAACGTGTTTCGCGGCTTCCGCGATGTCGCGAACATCCGCCGGGCCGGGGCGGACATCGACCGATTCAAGGCGTTACTTCTGGACCTCAAGGCGACCGTCATGCTGGACGTCGCCAGCACCTACTACCAGGTGCTGCGCAGCGAGGCGACGGTGCGTGTGCTGGAAAGCAGCAGCCAGATTCAGAACGCCCGCGTGTCCGAAATGCGAGCCCGCGACCGGGTCGGCTCGGCGCGAAAGCTGGATGTCGCCCAGGCCGAAGCACAGGCGGCAAACACCCGCGCGCAACTGGCATCGGCACGGGCTGATGTGCGCAATTCCCGCACGCTGCTGGCGTTTTTGATCGATGCACCGACGAAGGGCGCGCCGCTGGTCGATCGACTGGAAGTTCCCCCTGAGCCGGTCGACCTCGAAGCAACGATGGAACGGGCAGAAGCCAGCCGCCAGGACCTGGTCGCCGCCCGTGCCGCGGTTCGGGCCGCCGGCCAGAATGTTCAGGGGGCGATCGGCCAGTATTACCCCTCGATCAGCGTCAACTTCAACTATTACCTGTCGCGCCAGAGCAGCCCCGAGAACAGCCTTTGGAACGCGCTGGTCTCGCTGAACCTGCCCATCTTCACCGCCGGCCGCATCCACGCGGACGTTCGTACCGCAATGTCACAGCTTCGCCAGGCGGAACTGAACGAGCAGTACCTGCGGCGGCGCATTCTGCAGCAGGCGACGACGGCGATCGAGAATCTTCAGACCAGCGCCAGGCGGCTGGTTGAACTTCGGATCGCCGTCGATGCCGCCCAGCAAGCACTGGACGTCGCCGAAGGCAGCTACGCCGCGGGTACCGGCATCTACCTCGAGCGGCTCGTCGCACAGGACCAGTTGCTCAATGCGCAGCTACAGCTGGCAAGCGAGGAATACAACCTGAAGCTTCAATACCTGAATCTGTTGCGAGTGATCGGCGAGTTGAGAAGACCGCCGACGGAGGGGGCCGCCACGCAACCGAGCACCCGGCTGTTGACCACGACCCGCCCCGCCGACACCCAGCCGGCGACCGCTACTCAGCCAGCGACCCGCCCGTTACCGTAG
- a CDS encoding TetR/AcrR family transcriptional regulator, with the protein MQRPDEKKRQLIVATAAKMFAARPFHKVRLDDIAAEAHLGKGTLYVYFDNKEDLYISLIYDGFERLVENLRRELSATAADGSLLPAAEALRRAVDALVGFAFAHPHLFEMMRNVGEIKRLHAGEWKAKRQEFMELIANTIRRGVENGELTDQNPEMTAACLGGMVRSIMLFGPRDLGEREVAAQVYRLIGHGIIKRPCGKPQ; encoded by the coding sequence ATGCAGCGACCCGACGAAAAGAAACGCCAGCTCATCGTCGCCACCGCGGCGAAGATGTTCGCGGCGCGCCCTTTTCACAAGGTCCGCCTGGACGACATCGCCGCCGAGGCGCACCTCGGCAAGGGAACCCTTTACGTCTATTTTGACAACAAGGAAGACCTCTACATTTCGCTGATTTACGACGGGTTCGAACGGCTCGTCGAGAACCTGCGGCGCGAGTTGTCCGCGACCGCCGCTGACGGCTCGCTTCTCCCGGCGGCCGAGGCTTTGCGCCGCGCCGTCGATGCGCTGGTCGGTTTCGCGTTCGCACACCCGCACCTGTTCGAAATGATGCGAAACGTCGGCGAGATCAAGCGTCTGCATGCCGGCGAATGGAAGGCCAAACGCCAGGAGTTCATGGAACTGATCGCCAACACCATCCGGCGGGGCGTCGAGAACGGCGAACTGACGGACCAGAATCCGGAGATGACGGCCGCCTGCCTGGGCGGCATGGTGCGGTCGATCATGCTGTTCGGCCCTCGCGACTTGGGCGAGCGAGAGGTTGCGGCACAAGTGTATCGCCTGATCGGGCATGGAATCATCAAGCGTCCGTGCGGCAAACCGCAATAG